The nucleotide window AAGTCATCGTAGATTGATCGTAAACTCGCTCCGGTCGAGCAACGCAACCTTCAACACGTGCCTGGCGCCAGCAAAAGCTTCGCGGCGCCACACGTGCATTTGCGTTCAACACCGAATCCCTGGCAGGTTGGAGTCAACGTAACAGCGGCTTTGAGGCACGCGAATTCTGCTTCACGTTCGGCAAGCCGCACCAAGGCGCAGCGTTTCTGCCTGCCCCATACCGCCAGCTCACCCCAGTCTGGCCAAGCAGACCCACGGCACTCCAACGATTTCAGATCCTCGAGGCAGAAAGCTCAGCAGACAAAGGCAGAAGTAGCCGAGCATACCAGTATTGCTGTGCTGACCGAATCGATGTACGCCGAAACCGCTTTAACAGCGCCTAGATGTTCCAGCGTCGACACCCCTTCCTCTTGATCGTGAATGCGGTTCACTGCACGGTCGAGACCACAAAACGTTTCTCCTGTCCTTGTCCCTTCTTCTTGGGTAGCCAGACCCAGCACATCCAAAACGGGACCTCGGGCACGTCTGCCACGAAGCCCGCCTCGCCCTGCCGTCGAAGGTCGCAGAGCGCCCGCCTCGTCGTGGTCGTCCGGTTGCCCTGCATGCGGACTGAAACGGACTAGCCCAGCTTGACCACGCCCTCAATGAACACCTTGCTGCTGACGCCTGCGTCCGCCAGGACATGCCGGAATGCACGAGCACAATGGAGCACGGCTGGCAGCCGTGAACGCATCTCGAGGGGAGCCAGCCGCGCAAGGAAAAGGTATCCGTTGCCCCGCCACACCAAGAATGACCAGGGCACGCGCAACTCGCCGCAACAGAGGGACAAGATGACCAGATGGACACCGGCGGTGCCGTTGAAGCGGTACATCCAGGTTTTGAGCGCTTCAAAAGGGCCTTCCTTGCCAAGCGAGTCAGGTCGACAATCAGGTCGAGCTGAGCGGTTCTTCCTTCGAGCAATGTGCCGGTAGGCCTCGTACTGATCGAGGGCGTGACGGCGCACGGCGCGAATGACTTCCCGGACGTTTCCGGCAGAGTGGTTGAGGAATCGGCGAACGGCCAGGCATCCCCGAAGACGCTCACGGCCCTGCGACCATGTCATTTCCTGCGGATAAGCTCGATACGTTTCCTCCAAGCACCCGCTCGTGAACAGCAGGCAAACGCCAGGGTGAGCAAGCCAAACAGGCGTTTCATGCGATTTGAACGCTGCAGTCCTTGAATGAACCCAACGCCACCGCCCGTTTGCAGGCCGCTTCCAACCGGTCGTTTCCGTTCTCCTCAGCCCAGCGCATGATTCCGAGGCAGGTTGTTCGGCGTGCATGCGAGTTTTCAGGATGGTCGTGACCGCACCGGCGGTGTTCTCGCCCGTTTTGTCAGCCCAGGCGATCAGGCGTGGCGGACTTCGATCGCCAATTCAAGCTGTGCTCGAACATCCGCTGATCGTCACGTTCTGGCAACGTGGAGGTCCGCGCCGTCCGGCGTGCGCCGTAACGCATTGGTAACAGGGGAGGGGGATGCTGTGGTCATAAGGAGGGCAACATGAACACGCCCCGAATCACCATTCCCGAACCGCACCTCACCACCCGCCTCTTCGCTGATCCCCGCCTGGCTCCACTCTGGACTGCCCTGCGCTTATACGTCGGTTACGAATGGGTCACCGCGGCGCTCGGTAAACTCACCAACCCCGCTGGAGTGTGGGTCGGCGAGAAAGCCGGTGTCGCTGTCATGGGCTTCTTCAAAGGTGCGCTGGCCAAGACGAACGGCGAGCACCCGGACGTGCAAGGCTGGTATGCTTGGTTCCTGGAGAACGTCGCGATGCCCAACGCCACCCTGTTCTCGTTCATGGTGGCGTACGGCGAACTCTTCGTCGGGATCGCCTTGATCCTCGGGTTGTTTACCGGCCTGGCAGCGTTCTTCGGTGGTTTTTTGAACGCGAACTTCCTGCTGGCGGGAACGGTGAGCTTGAATCCGGTGCTGTTCATCGCGGCCACGTGGCTGGTACTGGGCTGGAGGGTCGCGGGCTACCTCGGCTTGGATCACTTCGTCCTGCCGAGACTCGGTGTGCAAGTCCCAAAGCTCACCCGGAAACGAGTCGTGGCGGCGGCACCGCAGTAGTTGTGGTTTTCAAGGAGGGGTGCTACGGCGCCCCTCCTGCTGTTGAGCGTGTAACCCTCTGGTAATGCCAGCAGCGCACGATGCAACGACGCGGATGATTTCATCCTTGAAAGGAGCTCCATGTACCGCCATATTCTTGTTCCCCTGGACGCTCGCCCAGACCAACAGCTTGCAGTGCATCACGCGTTCCAGCTTTCCCGCACCCTCGGTGGTCACGTGACGCTGCTGAGACTCATCGATCACGGCACACCGGAAGAACGGTCAGCCGCGCAGCAGCAGCTTTCCTCGCTCTCGAAGGGCGCGCGGCGTCCTCCCCGCCTGGTGGTGCAGCAGTTCAGCGAAACGCTGCAGGAGCTGGCGACGTACGTGAAGGACCGCCACGTGGACCTGATTGTCCTGCCCGTGAGTGGTCACGGAGGAATCAACGACGACGCGATCACGGCACTGGCGTTGCAGTTGGCCCGCCTGACCGAGGTGAACGTGCAACTCACCGCTGCCACGGCGCGTACGCCTTCGTCCCGCTGGGCGTCCTTTCACTCGGCCGCGAGTTAAACGGCGCGGAGGAAGCCGCGCGACGGTCGAGCGGAAAGCCGAGCAGGGCCCGGCTGCGCAGCAGTTCGTCGCGCATCCAGGCGTCGTTCTCGCCGATACCTTCCATGAGCACCAGGGTGTCGAGGCCACCTCGCGCCGTGATGCCGGGAGCCGCCGTTTTGCGCGGGCGGTCGACCATCACGTCAAGCAAGCGTCCGGGCTCGGGTCGTCGTTGCATTCCCGTAATGCTGTGGTGCGTCCGGTGCGACTACCATGAACTCGGCGGACACCGCCAGACGGAGAAACATGCGTATCTTTTTCGTAGGGCCTGCCGGGCAGGACGTTGGATTGACCACTGTGACTTTGAGTCTGACGCGCGCGTTACAGCGCGCTCAGGAGAACGTCGGCTTCCTCAAGCCCATTGCGCAAGACGAGCTCGGGGAGGACCGCAGCACTCTGTTCGCCCGGCAGCTGCTGGCAGGGGTGATTCCCGATCCGATTCCCCTGCAGCGCGCTCAAGCATTGATCGGAGGAGGTCAGCAGGACGCGCTGCTCGAAGAGATCGTGAGCCTCGCGCAACAGGCCGGGCAAGGCAAGGACGTGCTGATGGTGGAAGGGCTGTCGCTGGTCGGGCAGAATCCGTACGCCCATCCCCTCAATGTCACCATGAGCCATACCCTGGTGGCGAACGCAGTGCTGGTCGCCACCTTGCAGAATCGGCAACCGCGTGAGGTCAGCGATCAGCTGGAGATCGCGGTGCGTGACTACGGAAGCGGCGGCGATGAACTTGCAGGATACATTGTGAACTACGTGCCGTCCGGGCTGGAGTACGGCACCTTGATGGCCGAGTTGCGCCGAGGCAGTCCAGCCCTCTCCAGCGGGCGGCTGCCGCAGCTGGGGTTGATATCTGCTGAGCCGCAACTGAATGAGCCCCGGACCTTCGACGTGGCCCAGCAGCTGGGCGCCCAGGTGCTCAACGAAGGCGAACTGCGTTCCCGGCGGGTGAAGTCCACGGTCGTGTCCGCGCGCAGCGCGCCCTTCGTGGCGGACCTGATGAAGCCCGGCGCGTTGGTGGTCGCCCCTGGTGATCGTGACGACATCCTGATGGCGGCCAGCTTGGCGCACTTGTCGGGTACGCCACTGGCCGGGTTGCTGCTCACCTCGGACGCCGAACCGGACCCGCGCATCGAGCGGCTGTGTCAAGCGGCGCTGACCAGCAGCTTGCCGGTGATGAAGGTGAGCACCAACAGTTACGACACGGCGGGACGCTTGGCGCGCATGGACCCGCAGGTGCCGCTCGACGACTTGGAGCGCATCGAGCGCACGCTGGACTTCATCGCCGACCGGCTGGATGTGCTGCCGCTGCGCCCACGCATGCCCGTACCGGCCCGCCATCACCTGCCGCCGCCCGCGTTTCGGTACCAACTGGTGCAGAAGGCGCGGGCGGCGAGCAAGCGCATCGTGCTGCCCGAAGGCGACGAGCCCCGCACGGTGCGGGCCGCCGTCATCTGCCACCAGAAGGGCATCGCGCGCTGCGTGCTGCTGGCGGCCCCCGACGCGGTACAGGCGGTCGCGGACGCCCAGGGAATCACCTTGCCTCCGGACCTCGAGATCCTCGATCCTAACCAGCTGCGTTTCCGCTACGTGGCCCACCTGGTGGAGCTGCGCCGACACAAAGGCCTGACCGAACCCATGGCCGAACAGCAGCTGGAAGACAACGTCGTGCTTGGGACCATGATGTTGGCTCAGGGTGAGGTGGACGGTCTCGTCTCGGGCGCAGTTCATACCACGGCCAACACGGTGCGTCCCGCGTTGCAATTCATCAAGACCGCGCCAGGCACCAAGATTGTCTCCAGCGTGTTCTTCATGCTGATGCCCGATCAAGTTCTCGTCTACGGTGACTGTGCCATTAACCCCAACCCGACGGCGCAAGAGCTGGCCGACATCGCGGTGCAGTCTGCCGACAGCGCCGCCGCGTTCGGAATTGAGCCGCGTGTGGCCATGATTAGTTACTCGACTGGCACCAGCGGCAGCGGCGAGGACGTGGAGAAGGTCAGCAAGGCGACCCGGCTGGCGCGCGAGAAGCGTCCCGACCTGCCCATCGATGGCCCCATGCAGTACGACGCGGCGAGTGTTGCGAGTGTTGGCGCGCAGAAAGCCCCAGGCAGCCCGGTGGCCGGGCGCGCGACGGTGTTCATCTTTCCTGACCTCAACACTGGCAACACCACTTACAAAGCGGTGCAGCGCAGTGCAGGCGTGGTGTCCATCGGCCCAATGCTGCAGGGACTGCGCAAGCCCGTGAATGACCTCTCGCGCGGCGCCTTGGTAGACGACATCGTGTTCACGATTGCAATCACCGCCATCCAAGCTCAGCAGAACACGCCTCGTTGAAGCTATTGACGGGAGTGAGTTGCGCTCCTCTCGACGCTTATCGCACCGTGCTGCAGGACCTGGAAACACGTGAGCCTGTTGATCTGCTGCCAGATTGATCGGCCGCTTCCCTTGCTGCGTGGCTCAAAGAGCATGCTGGCGAGGAAGTCATCGTTCGCGATCGTGCCGCCCGCTCCCCCGAAGGCGCGAGGGAAGGCGCTCCGAATACCGAGTAAGACGCGGTTTCACAACCGCATCAGCGTGCGGAAGCAGATCAACGCCAACGCCAGGAGATGAAATGCCTCGAACTGCGACGCGTACCGCTCGTACCGAATTCGTAGACGCCGAAACCCGTTCAACCACGACAGCGTGCGCTCAACCACCTGGCGATGCCGTCCCAACCGCTCACGCCACGCCGAGCGAGCCGAGCCGTGATGCCCCGTGTACGACACGCCCCACGGCAGCGACCAAGGTCGTACGCCTTGTCGCCATGCACCTTCTCCGGTCTTCGTCTCGGCCGACCTGGGCGACCGTCTCGAATGCCGGGAATGGCGTCCAGCACCGCTTCGAAGTACGCGCTGTCGTGACGGTTTGCTCCGGAACGTCAACGCCGACAGCCCCTTGAAGAGCGTCACGCTGAGCAACGACGCCGGCACGCTGCGAGTCGGCGGGCTCACCCCTAGCACCGACGTCTCGGAGAGCGGCTACTGGAGCAACGTCCGCCTCTCCGCTGACAGCTCCACCCAGCGTCCCGGCCTCAGCGGGACGACATCGCTCAGCCTCGACGTCCTGGTCGGCGCACCAACCACCATCTCCATTGCCGCCCTTCCGCAAAGCGCCACGCACGGCTGGATCAACCCTCAACGCGCGGTTCGCGCCACGCCCGACCAATTCGTTCGTCAGCCAAACGGCTTGTACAAAGCGACCGTCACCATCACCGCCGCTGACACCCCGAACTTGGCGGCGATCGCCGCTGACATCAACGCGGCGGGCCGCACCCTCACCAACCTGATCCTGTTCGTCGGCGCGCAGAACGGCGCGGACGTTCGCCTTGACAACATCACCTTCTCCGGCAACCGCACAGACGCGCCGCCCACGGTCGAGCACGCGCCCCTCGGGACGGTGAGGCTGCCCTCGACCTTCGAGGACGGCACTCGGCAAGGCTGGACTTGGGATGCCGCTTCCGGCGTGAAGGGCGCCTTGACCCTCCAGCCCCAAGGCGGTTCGCAGGTCCTCTCTTGGGAGGTGACGTACCCCGACGTGAAGCCTTTCGACGGATGGGCGTCCGCGCCGCGCCTCATCTTGGAACTCGGCAATCGGACGCGTGGAAGCGACAACTTCTTGCAGTTCGACCTTTACCTGCGGCCCGAACCTGGGCGTGGCACGCAAGGCGCGCTTTCAGTCAACCTCGCCTTCGGCCCGCCCAACCTCGGTTACTGGGCGCAGGCGAACACCGCTGTCCGCGTTCCGCTCGCCAACCTCACCAGCGCGCCCCGCACGGCGGACGGCTTGGTGCGTGTGCCCGTGCGCTTCAACTTGAACGACTTCGACAAGACCCTCGCGTCGGACACGGTGCTCGGCAAGATCACCTTGGTGGTGGCCGACGATCAAAGCAACTTCGCCGGGCGGATGTACCTCGACGAGGTACGCTTCTCCGCCACCGCTCCTTGAACGCTCGACTGGACAGACGTGCTCCTTGCCACTGCCTGAACCACCAACGCTCCGCTCAAGCAAAGCGGAAGGGAAACTTGACGGCTTCTCGTTGAGCTTCAAGGTGAGCTCCTGTGCCGAACTGTACGCGGCGCCCCCAGCCATCCCTGAGGGCGCCGCGTACAACAGGTTCCCCTCGATCTCCGTCAACGCCGTGGATCAAGCGGAAGCTTCATGGACGCTTCTTGGCGATGCCGCGTATTCTGAACGATGTCGCCGAATGCCCGGGCATCCAGCTCAAAAGCAAATGACTCCATGCCAGATTGCGCTTCGTCACGAACGCCACGGCGAGCGGTTGAGTCACTGTGCGTCATGCTGCTGTGACAAGTGCGCTTCTACAATGAGCGCGATGCCGAATGACGTCGATGTCTTCATCCTGGCCTTGCGGTCTCGCATCGACAGGATCAGATTCGAAGCCCACGAACGTCAACTTCCTCCTGAGGGGCGTGGAGAGGTGTTTGCAGCGATCCTGACCGTCGAAATCGAGTTGAATCGTGTGCCGACCAGTCCGACCTCCAACGAAGACCTGAAGCGGTGCGAGCGACTGCTGCATGTCCTCTTGAACGACATCCAA belongs to Deinococcus yavapaiensis KR-236 and includes:
- a CDS encoding DoxX family membrane protein, whose translation is MNTPRITIPEPHLTTRLFADPRLAPLWTALRLYVGYEWVTAALGKLTNPAGVWVGEKAGVAVMGFFKGALAKTNGEHPDVQGWYAWFLENVAMPNATLFSFMVAYGELFVGIALILGLFTGLAAFFGGFLNANFLLAGTVSLNPVLFIAATWLVLGWRVAGYLGLDHFVLPRLGVQVPKLTRKRVVAAAPQ
- a CDS encoding universal stress protein; this encodes MYRHILVPLDARPDQQLAVHHAFQLSRTLGGHVTLLRLIDHGTPEERSAAQQQLSSLSKGARRPPRLVVQQFSETLQELATYVKDRHVDLIVLPVSGHGGINDDAITALALQLARLTEVNVQLTAATARTPSSRWASFHSAAS
- the pta gene encoding phosphate acetyltransferase; translation: MRIFFVGPAGQDVGLTTVTLSLTRALQRAQENVGFLKPIAQDELGEDRSTLFARQLLAGVIPDPIPLQRAQALIGGGQQDALLEEIVSLAQQAGQGKDVLMVEGLSLVGQNPYAHPLNVTMSHTLVANAVLVATLQNRQPREVSDQLEIAVRDYGSGGDELAGYIVNYVPSGLEYGTLMAELRRGSPALSSGRLPQLGLISAEPQLNEPRTFDVAQQLGAQVLNEGELRSRRVKSTVVSARSAPFVADLMKPGALVVAPGDRDDILMAASLAHLSGTPLAGLLLTSDAEPDPRIERLCQAALTSSLPVMKVSTNSYDTAGRLARMDPQVPLDDLERIERTLDFIADRLDVLPLRPRMPVPARHHLPPPAFRYQLVQKARAASKRIVLPEGDEPRTVRAAVICHQKGIARCVLLAAPDAVQAVADAQGITLPPDLEILDPNQLRFRYVAHLVELRRHKGLTEPMAEQQLEDNVVLGTMMLAQGEVDGLVSGAVHTTANTVRPALQFIKTAPGTKIVSSVFFMLMPDQVLVYGDCAINPNPTAQELADIAVQSADSAAAFGIEPRVAMISYSTGTSGSGEDVEKVSKATRLAREKRPDLPIDGPMQYDAASVASVGAQKAPGSPVAGRATVFIFPDLNTGNTTYKAVQRSAGVVSIGPMLQGLRKPVNDLSRGALVDDIVFTIAITAIQAQQNTPR
- a CDS encoding carbohydrate-binding domain-containing protein — translated: MKSVTLSNDAGTLRVGGLTPSTDVSESGYWSNVRLSADSSTQRPGLSGTTSLSLDVLVGAPTTISIAALPQSATHGWINPQRAVRATPDQFVRQPNGLYKATVTITAADTPNLAAIAADINAAGRTLTNLILFVGAQNGADVRLDNITFSGNRTDAPPTVEHAPLGTVRLPSTFEDGTRQGWTWDAASGVKGALTLQPQGGSQVLSWEVTYPDVKPFDGWASAPRLILELGNRTRGSDNFLQFDLYLRPEPGRGTQGALSVNLAFGPPNLGYWAQANTAVRVPLANLTSAPRTADGLVRVPVRFNLNDFDKTLASDTVLGKITLVVADDQSNFAGRMYLDEVRFSATAP